A stretch of Labrus bergylta chromosome 19, fLabBer1.1, whole genome shotgun sequence DNA encodes these proteins:
- the LOC109988688 gene encoding ictacalcin encodes MSASVRLLQDPLSLSRLLESLQVSFESNIIMSEIQTAMALLISNFEKYAGREGDKHTLNKAELKELLQNELGEMLGKATDKAAVDRIFNELDSNKDNSVDFEEFGKMICCLTVMCHEYFIGKK; translated from the exons ATGTCTGCATCAGTACGGCTCCTCCAAGACCCACTTTCACTTTCTCGTCTCCTTGAGTCTCTGCAAGTCAGCTTTG AGTCAAATATCATCATGTCTGAAATCCAGACTGCCATGGCCCTCCTCATCAGCAATTTTGAAAAATACGCTGGCAGGGAGGGGGATAAACACACCCTGAACAAGGCAGAGCTGAAAGAGCTGCTTCAGAATGAACTCGGAGAGATGCTGGGG AAAgccactgacaaagcagcagtggACCGCATCTTCAACGAGCTGGACTCGAACAAGGACAACAGTGTGGACTTTGAAGAGTTTGGCAAAATGATCTGCTGCCTCACTGTGATGTGCCACGAGTACTTCATTGGCAAAAAATAG
- the s100a10a gene encoding protein S100-A10a — MPSELESAMESLIKVFHKYASKEGQKATLSRRELRELMESELSNFLMSQKDPAAVDKIMKDLDTNGDGQVDFEEFVSLVVGLSIACEQCYQMHMKKMAKQ, encoded by the exons ATGCCTTCAGAGCTAGAGTCAGCCATGGAGTCCCTCATCAAGGTGTTCCACAAATACGCCTCTAAGGAAGGTCAGAAAGCCACACTGAGCCGGCGAGAGCTCCGAGAGCTGATGGAGTCTGAGCTGTCAAACTTTCTTATG tCTCAGAAGGACCCTGCTGCTGTGGACAAAATCATGAAGGACCTTGACACCAACGGCGATGGCCAGGTGGACTTTGAGGAGTTTGTTTCTCTGGTTGTTGGACTGTCCATTGCCTGTGAGCAGTGCTACCAGATGCACATGAAGAAGATGGCAAAACAGTGA